The genomic DNA ACATCCAGGCCAGTGTCACCAAGCCGAAGAGCCGCTGAAGACGGCTCCTTTCCGTCATCCCAGTCCGCTCCAGGTCGAAGCCTCGCTTCTTGAAGCTGCTGAAGGTGCACTCGATTGACCAGCGCTGCTTGTACAGCTTCCAGGTCTTCCGAGCGCTGAAATCTGTGGCAATGATGACGAGGTCACCTGTGGATGACCTCGTCGCGACCACCCGCATGAGTTCGCCAAACACGAACACCTTTTCGTCGATTTCATGGAAATGACCGTGCTGGACGTGCTTAAACCATTCCTTCCCATTCATGTCGTCCAGCATGTCGCTGTGCCGAATGCGGATCGCCCGCTTGATGCCTTGACGACGGAGAAAACGGAACCACTCCGCACCGATGAACTCACGGTCAGCCACCAGGCCTTGCCAGCGTTTCGCTGGCAAGACGCGGAGGAGCTTCAATACTCAGAACTTGCACCTGAATAGGCGGACAAAAAGCGCTCCCAGAGCTGAAATTCTGGAAGTGTGTACAAACAGGTTTCAGGGGAGCGCACCCATATTCTCTCACAGCGGATTCTGGACATTCCAGAGACGCTGTACCAACGGCGAAGCCTCCAGGCTTCGCTGCACCTCTTCCACAGTCCAGGTCAGAAGACCAAGTTCAGCCAGGCTGAGGGAGTCAGCCCCAGTGCACTGAGTCGCTTCTTCAACGTCTATGACTGGGATTCAGACCGCTGCCGGGAAGAGATGCAGGACTTCCAGTGGCGCATCCTGCTGGATACAGCTCGTCACAAACGCAGACCTCGTCTGCGGCTCAGCGTGGATCTGACCACGGTGGAAAAGGTGGGAATTCAGCTGCCCTACGTCAGCGTCTACAACGGCAGGCACGGCATCCATCTGGTGGTCCTGTTCGCCGAATATGGGGAACTGAAGTTCCCCATTTCTTACCGGGTCTACCAGGGCAAGTACACCAGCACTCCCGTCACGTTAGCCCTTGACCTGCTGGAAGAGGTGCCAGACTTCGTCGGGAAACGCTTTCAGGTCTGCGTACTGGCAGACAGTGGATTCGAATCCGCTGTCTTTCTGGACGGTGTGCAGCGTCTCGGTTTCGAGTTCGTGGTGGGTGTGAGGAGTAACCGGCGCACGGATCATCCTGGACAGGTGACGGTTGCGGACTGTCCGCATGGGGGGTACGTCAACCTCGCCAACTGGCCTCTGGAAACGCTGTCTCTGGGGAGGATGGACCGTGGGGACCGCGAATTCTTCGCGGTGTCGTCTGAGCTGTTAGAGGGGGATGACATCCTGGCCGAAGGAAAACGGCGCTGGGCGCTGGAATCCTTTTTTAAGGAGGGAAAGCATCAGTTTGGGTTGGCGCAGTTCGCGCTGCGAACTGCCAGGGGTCTGGACCGCTGGATTTTGATGGTCTTCCTGGCCTTCACCCTGACCATGCTGTACCGCTCTGAGGACATGACCCTGAAAGAGGCAGCCCGCTTGGCCCTACATACCCTCTTCCCCGAAGTCAGGCTGAACCACCTGCTGAGCCAAATTCAAAAAGAGCAAGAATTCCTCCACCAGCACGGCTATTCGCTCAGCTATGCAAGGTGCAACTTATGAGTGAAGCCATGAACCACGGCTCCAAGCACCAGAAAATTGATGGGCGTTTCCCCATGCTCCCAATTGGTGCGGTCCAGACTCAGCAACACCTTCCCCGGTGGAAGATGGACAACGAGCAGAGCGATGAAAAAGTCCATGTCCAGCTGCTCATCCCGGAAGGTGCGGTCTGCCCGCCTTTTCTTAGCCTGGGGCATGCTGATACCCGGCATGTGGGCACTCAGGTCGTGATGATTGATGCTCCTCGCGGCAATCATCGC from Deinococcus sp. Marseille-Q6407 includes the following:
- a CDS encoding transposase; translation: MYKQVSGERTHILSQRILDIPETLYQRRSLQASLHLFHSPGQKTKFSQAEGVSPSALSRFFNVYDWDSDRCREEMQDFQWRILLDTARHKRRPRLRLSVDLTTVEKVGIQLPYVSVYNGRHGIHLVVLFAEYGELKFPISYRVYQGKYTSTPVTLALDLLEEVPDFVGKRFQVCVLADSGFESAVFLDGVQRLGFEFVVGVRSNRRTDHPGQVTVADCPHGGYVNLANWPLETLSLGRMDRGDREFFAVSSELLEGDDILAEGKRRWALESFFKEGKHQFGLAQFALRTARGLDRWILMVFLAFTLTMLYRSEDMTLKEAARLALHTLFPEVRLNHLLSQIQKEQEFLHQHGYSLSYARCNL